The following are encoded in a window of Thermoproteota archaeon genomic DNA:
- a CDS encoding redox-regulated ATPase YchF, translating to MPIKIGLIGKTNTGKTTFFNAATLSSEEVSSYPFTTKKPVSGIANAITLCVHPEFNVHDNPNNSKCVDGWRYIPIELIDLPGLIKDAWKGKGLGNQFLSIAAQSDALLHVVDASGGIDSTGQISEVGSGDPISDFADIEEELIMWYQKIFEGNRDKISKLVKSETDLIDALTDLYRGIGVTKSHVKDTLRISELEEKEVDDFGIEDSKKFASHLRRISKPTLIVANKIDVEGADKNFARLRERYIDTITVPASGDSELSLRRAEQKGLIKYSPGSEQFDILQSDALNEKQTHALNLIKKDIMGEYMRTGVQFAINVAVFKLLKMNSIYPVADEQKLADRKGRILPDLILMKDGATIKDLAKEIHTDLPKGLLYAKDLRYNLRLPVTYQLRDRDVVSLVSASKK from the coding sequence ATGCCGATTAAAATTGGTCTTATCGGCAAGACAAATACCGGCAAGACTACCTTTTTCAATGCAGCTACGCTGTCTTCTGAAGAAGTATCAAGCTATCCATTTACAACAAAGAAACCTGTTTCCGGTATAGCAAACGCAATCACCCTCTGTGTTCATCCTGAATTTAACGTGCATGACAATCCAAATAATTCAAAATGTGTTGATGGCTGGAGATACATTCCAATTGAACTAATCGACCTACCCGGATTGATTAAAGATGCATGGAAGGGAAAAGGATTGGGAAATCAATTTTTATCAATTGCAGCTCAATCCGATGCATTACTACATGTTGTTGATGCTTCAGGCGGCATTGATTCTACTGGTCAAATTAGTGAGGTAGGGTCTGGTGATCCAATTTCAGATTTTGCTGACATTGAAGAGGAGCTAATCATGTGGTATCAAAAAATCTTTGAGGGAAATCGTGACAAAATTTCTAAACTTGTAAAGTCTGAAACTGATTTGATTGATGCACTAACTGATCTTTATCGAGGTATTGGTGTTACAAAAAGTCATGTAAAAGATACTTTGAGAATCTCTGAATTGGAGGAAAAGGAAGTTGATGACTTTGGAATTGAAGACAGTAAAAAATTTGCATCCCACCTACGAAGAATCTCAAAACCAACATTAATTGTAGCTAATAAAATTGATGTTGAAGGAGCTGACAAAAACTTTGCTCGCTTGCGTGAGCGCTACATTGATACCATAACTGTTCCTGCCAGTGGGGATAGCGAATTAAGCTTAAGACGTGCTGAACAAAAAGGATTGATAAAATATTCTCCTGGATCAGAACAATTCGATATACTCCAATCAGATGCATTAAATGAAAAACAAACCCACGCATTGAATTTAATTAAAAAAGATATCATGGGTGAATACATGCGTACTGGAGTACAGTTTGCAATTAACGTTGCAGTGTTTAAGCTACTAAAGATGAATTCTATCTATCCAGTTGCAGATGAACAAAAACTTGCTGATCGAAAAGGAAGAATTCTTCCAGATTTGATTTTGATGAAAGATGGCGCAACGATAAAAGACTTGGCAAAGGAAATTCACACTGATCTTCCAAAAGGGCTACTTTATGCAAAAGACCTAAGATATAATCTACGATTACCTGTCACATACCAACTTCGTGATCGTGATGTTGTGTCTCTAGTCAGCGCTTCAAAAAAATAG